The DNA window GGACTACGCCCATGTCATCCTGAGCCGCCTGCAAGGCGATGGTGTAGTTGTTGACCCGCAGCCCTTCGCCGATTGGGCCATCATAGTCCAGTGCCGTGCACCAGGTGCGCCAGTCCGTCCAACGCTCGTCCGGCGCATTCAGGTGGATCAAGGGGAGATGGGCTAGGTCCGCTAATGCGTCTATGGCGTTCTCTGCGGCGAACGCGGGGCTGGCGAGCGCGGCGATCCGGTCGCGGAACAACGGACGGCAATCGCCGCTGTCGCGGGTCATGTCGCCGTAATGGATGCTCAGGTTGCACCCCGTCTGTGCATGATCGGTGTCCGAGACGTTCTGGGTAACAGCAATGTTGCCGTGCCGTTTCCAGAACCGGGCCAACCGGGGTGTCAGCCACAAGGAAGAGACAGCCGTTGTTGCGCCGATGGTCACCGCGCGTGTCTGGCTGTCTTGCCGCAATTGTGTGACCATCGTTGAAATCTGCTCAAAGCCGCGTTGCAAGGTCAGTTGAAGCATCTGCCCGGTTTCAGACAGTTCCACCCCGCGTTGGTGGCGGTGGAACAGCTGTTGGCCCAATTCGACCTCAAGCGCCTTGACCTGATGGCTGATGGCAGCCGGGGTCACGTTCAGTTCTTGGGCGGCGGATTTGAAGCTTTCGTGCCGGGCGGCGGCCTCGAAGCTTGAGAGCGAACTGAGCGGGGGCAGATCATAGGGGCGTTTTGGCATCGCCGTGCTTTCCCAATGTAGTGAAGGTGC is part of the Falsiruegeria litorea R37 genome and encodes:
- a CDS encoding LysR substrate-binding domain-containing protein; protein product: MPKRPYDLPPLSSLSSFEAAARHESFKSAAQELNVTPAAISHQVKALEVELGQQLFHRHQRGVELSETGQMLQLTLQRGFEQISTMVTQLRQDSQTRAVTIGATTAVSSLWLTPRLARFWKRHGNIAVTQNVSDTDHAQTGCNLSIHYGDMTRDSGDCRPLFRDRIAALASPAFAAENAIDALADLAHLPLIHLNAPDERWTDWRTWCTALDYDGPIGEGLRVNNYTIALQAAQDDMGVVLGWNALTAPLVQSGALVPLLPQDIAAPLDFYIKTHASANERAILLRDWLLTTQAS